One Cololabis saira isolate AMF1-May2022 chromosome 12, fColSai1.1, whole genome shotgun sequence DNA window includes the following coding sequences:
- the avpr2aa gene encoding vasopressin V2 receptor isoform X2 yields the protein MESISVETDWDGLGLSSLSATGGNNFSSLFVSEQNSFNTSHGGGSLFGPFAANSSNTTPHTLPQPRIRDQGLARAEIAVLGVVLAVTTLGNSFVLWVLLRRRKHNAPMHLFMVNLCVADLVVALFQAYRVGAMSNWNTPVVVAWGLALVLSIPQMFIFSRSEVAPGEFECWGHFAEPWGLKAYVTWMTVAVFLLPALIITICQIRIFREIHNNIYLKSERMVMAELKKSEILFRFHSFKKEDERARDRGKQASGGGGRDVRGGQLIKSVNNNPHNNIHNNQVGDCYDYTPSALQYSSCSGEHMTTTTTSPLQHQVLSSSDFQESFTNSPRCSVDQVPPQPPSSPPPSISKAMTKTVRMTLVIVLVYTVCWSPFFIVQLWAAWDPNPPDQGVAFTILMLLASLNSCTNPWIYTAFSSSVSRELQNLLHCRSRIGRRGSMHDDSTTTHTSTAKDNLY from the exons ATGGAAAGCATCAGCGTGGAAACAGACTGGGATGGGTTAGGCCTCTCCTCTCTGAGCGCCACAGGAGGAAACAACTTCTCCTCCTTGTTTGTGTCCGAGCAGAACTCATTCAACACGTCTCACGGTGGGGGATCCCTCTTTGGGCCCTTCGCTGCGAATAGCTCCAACACCACTCCGCATACCCTGCCCCAACCCAGGATAAGGGACCAGGGCTTGGCGCGGGCTGAGATCGCCGTTCTCGGGGTGGTGCTGGCGGTCACCACCCTTGGGAACAGCTTTGTGTTGTGGGTGCTTTTGAGGAGGAGAAAGCACAATGCACCGATGCACCTCTTCATGGTGAACCTGTGTGTGGCTGACCTGGTGGTGGCACTGTTTCAG GCTTATCGAGTTGGGGCAATGTCGAACTGGAACACCCCTGTTGTGGTGGCCTGGGGCCTGGCGCTAGTCCTCAGCATACCACAG ATGTTCATCTTCTCTCGTTCGGAGGTGGCCCCCGGAGAGTTTGAATGCTGGGGTCACTTTGCTGAGCCGTGGGGGCTGAAGGCCTATGTCACCTGGATGACCGTGGCTGTGTTCCTACTGCCAGCTCTCATCATTACCATCTGTCAG ATAAGAATCTTCCGGGAGATTCACAACAACATCTACCTGAAGTCAGAGCGGATGGTGATGGCTGAGTTGAAGAAGAGTGAAATCCTATTTCGGTTCCACAGCTTCAAGAAGGAGGATGAGCGGGCAAGGGACAGGGGGAAACAGGCGTCGGGAGGAGGGGGCAGGGATGTGAGAGGAGGACAACTCATCAAGAGTGTGAATAACAACCCTCACAATAACATCCATAACAACCAAGTGGGAGATTGTTATGATTACACACCATCTGCCCTTCAGTATAGCAGCTGCAGTGGTGAACACATGACGACAACCACCACATCACCACTGCAGCATCAAGTGCTGAGCAGCTCAGATTTCCAGGAGTCTTTCACCAACTCTCCACGCTGCTCCGTTGATCAAGTCCCTCCCCAacctccatcctctccacctCCAAGCATCAGCAAGGCCATGACCAAGACAGTGAGAATGACTCTGGTCATAGTGTTGGTCTATACCGTCTGCTGGTCTCCGTTCTTCATCGTCCAGCTGTGGGCAGCGTGGGATCCCAACCCTCCAGACCAAG GAGTGGCCTTCACTATCCTGATGCTGCTGGCCAGTCTGAACTCGTGCACAAATCCATGGATCTACACAGCTTTTTCTAGCAGCGTGTCCAGAGAACTTCAGAACCTCCTACACTGTCGCTCACGAATCGGCCGCCGGGGTTCCATGCACGACGACTCtaccaccacacacacctccaccGCCAAGGACAACCTCTACTGA
- the avpr2aa gene encoding vasopressin V2 receptor isoform X1: MESISVETDWDGLGLSSLSATGGNNFSSLFVSEQNSFNTSHGGGSLFGPFAANSSNTTPHTLPQPRIRDQGLARAEIAVLGVVLAVTTLGNSFVLWVLLRRRKHNAPMHLFMVNLCVADLVVALFQVLPQLIWDITERFQGPDFLCRSVKYLQIVGMFASSYMIVAMTVDRHHAICCPLQAYRVGAMSNWNTPVVVAWGLALVLSIPQMFIFSRSEVAPGEFECWGHFAEPWGLKAYVTWMTVAVFLLPALIITICQIRIFREIHNNIYLKSERMVMAELKKSEILFRFHSFKKEDERARDRGKQASGGGGRDVRGGQLIKSVNNNPHNNIHNNQVGDCYDYTPSALQYSSCSGEHMTTTTTSPLQHQVLSSSDFQESFTNSPRCSVDQVPPQPPSSPPPSISKAMTKTVRMTLVIVLVYTVCWSPFFIVQLWAAWDPNPPDQGVAFTILMLLASLNSCTNPWIYTAFSSSVSRELQNLLHCRSRIGRRGSMHDDSTTTHTSTAKDNLY, from the exons ATGGAAAGCATCAGCGTGGAAACAGACTGGGATGGGTTAGGCCTCTCCTCTCTGAGCGCCACAGGAGGAAACAACTTCTCCTCCTTGTTTGTGTCCGAGCAGAACTCATTCAACACGTCTCACGGTGGGGGATCCCTCTTTGGGCCCTTCGCTGCGAATAGCTCCAACACCACTCCGCATACCCTGCCCCAACCCAGGATAAGGGACCAGGGCTTGGCGCGGGCTGAGATCGCCGTTCTCGGGGTGGTGCTGGCGGTCACCACCCTTGGGAACAGCTTTGTGTTGTGGGTGCTTTTGAGGAGGAGAAAGCACAATGCACCGATGCACCTCTTCATGGTGAACCTGTGTGTGGCTGACCTGGTGGTGGCACTGTTTCAG GTACTTCCCCAGCTAATATGGGACATAACAGAGAGGTTTCAGGGGCCTGACTTTCTCTGTCGATCCGTCAAGTACTTGCAAATTGTGGGGATGTTTGCTTCTTCCTATATGATTGTTGCCATGACGGTCGACCGCCACCATGCCATCTGCTGCCCATTGCAGGCTTATCGAGTTGGGGCAATGTCGAACTGGAACACCCCTGTTGTGGTGGCCTGGGGCCTGGCGCTAGTCCTCAGCATACCACAG ATGTTCATCTTCTCTCGTTCGGAGGTGGCCCCCGGAGAGTTTGAATGCTGGGGTCACTTTGCTGAGCCGTGGGGGCTGAAGGCCTATGTCACCTGGATGACCGTGGCTGTGTTCCTACTGCCAGCTCTCATCATTACCATCTGTCAG ATAAGAATCTTCCGGGAGATTCACAACAACATCTACCTGAAGTCAGAGCGGATGGTGATGGCTGAGTTGAAGAAGAGTGAAATCCTATTTCGGTTCCACAGCTTCAAGAAGGAGGATGAGCGGGCAAGGGACAGGGGGAAACAGGCGTCGGGAGGAGGGGGCAGGGATGTGAGAGGAGGACAACTCATCAAGAGTGTGAATAACAACCCTCACAATAACATCCATAACAACCAAGTGGGAGATTGTTATGATTACACACCATCTGCCCTTCAGTATAGCAGCTGCAGTGGTGAACACATGACGACAACCACCACATCACCACTGCAGCATCAAGTGCTGAGCAGCTCAGATTTCCAGGAGTCTTTCACCAACTCTCCACGCTGCTCCGTTGATCAAGTCCCTCCCCAacctccatcctctccacctCCAAGCATCAGCAAGGCCATGACCAAGACAGTGAGAATGACTCTGGTCATAGTGTTGGTCTATACCGTCTGCTGGTCTCCGTTCTTCATCGTCCAGCTGTGGGCAGCGTGGGATCCCAACCCTCCAGACCAAG GAGTGGCCTTCACTATCCTGATGCTGCTGGCCAGTCTGAACTCGTGCACAAATCCATGGATCTACACAGCTTTTTCTAGCAGCGTGTCCAGAGAACTTCAGAACCTCCTACACTGTCGCTCACGAATCGGCCGCCGGGGTTCCATGCACGACGACTCtaccaccacacacacctccaccGCCAAGGACAACCTCTACTGA